The Cyanobacterium sp. T60_A2020_053 DNA segment AGACGGTAGATTTTTCGTCTTAGCGGACGGTATGGGAGGTCATACTGGTGGGGAACAAGCCAGTAAGATTACCATTGAAGTAATTAAAGATTATTTACAGGATAACTGGGATTCGCCTCTTGAATCTTACGATCTACTCGAAAAAGCAGTATTTCAGGCTAATGAAGCTATCCTCGAAGACCAAAATCAGCATCCTGAAAGAGCGGACATGGGAACTACTGTAGTGGTGATTATCTTCCGTCAAGGTGAAACTTGGCGTGCGCACATTGGCGATTCTCGTCTTTACCGCTTACATGATGGCAATTTGATACAAGTTACTTTAGATCATACTTGGATTGGTCAGGCAATTAGAGCAGGGGAAATTAGTCTTGAGGATGCTAAACATCATCCTTGGCGCCATGT contains these protein-coding regions:
- a CDS encoding serine/threonine-protein phosphatase, with amino-acid sequence MKCAFAGLSDPGLVRSYNQDNYYIDTDGRFFVLADGMGGHTGGEQASKITIEVIKDYLQDNWDSPLESYDLLEKAVFQANEAILEDQNQHPERADMGTTVVVIIFRQGETWRAHIGDSRLYRLHDGNLIQVTLDHTWIGQAIRAGEISLEDAKHHPWRHVLSQCLGRRDLFDGIDIHKIDDVTLGDRFLLCSDGLTEEVADPMISQLLSDGDDLEKVADKLVTEAKNNGGSDNVTVVLVNVLDS